The following are encoded together in the Methylomonas methanica MC09 genome:
- the ruvB gene encoding Holliday junction branch migration DNA helicase RuvB: MESDRLITAQGGNDEERLDRAIRPKRLKDYVGQKELCLQMEIFIQAAVSRSEALDHVLIFGPPGLGKTTLANIVAAEMNVNIRQTSGPVLDKAGDLAALLTNLQAHDVLFIDEIHRLSPQVEEVLYPAMEDYQIDIIIGEGPAARSIKLDLPPFTLVGATTRAGLLTSPLRDRFGIVQRLEFYSIEELASIVSRSAKLLGIAMDSGGGDEIACRSRGTPRIANRLLRRVRDFAEVKGNGIINRDIARQALEMLKIDQHGFDMLDRKLLMAMIEHFQGGPVGLDTLAAVISEERGTVEDVLEPYLLQQGFIMRTPRGRVVTHKAYSHFGLQPPKQQLGNADIFDS; the protein is encoded by the coding sequence ATAGAAAGCGACCGCTTGATAACCGCGCAAGGCGGCAATGACGAAGAGCGTTTGGATCGGGCGATTCGCCCCAAGCGCTTGAAGGACTACGTCGGCCAGAAGGAATTATGCCTGCAAATGGAAATTTTTATTCAGGCGGCGGTGAGCCGTTCCGAGGCCTTGGATCATGTGTTGATCTTCGGTCCGCCGGGCTTGGGTAAGACCACTTTGGCCAATATCGTGGCCGCGGAGATGAATGTCAACATTCGTCAGACTTCCGGCCCGGTGTTGGATAAGGCCGGCGATTTGGCCGCGTTGTTGACCAATTTACAGGCCCACGACGTTTTATTCATCGACGAAATCCACAGGCTTAGCCCGCAGGTTGAAGAAGTGCTATATCCTGCTATGGAAGACTACCAGATTGATATTATAATAGGCGAAGGCCCCGCCGCCCGTTCGATCAAGCTGGATTTGCCACCTTTTACCCTGGTTGGCGCCACCACCCGCGCCGGGTTGCTGACCTCGCCGTTGCGCGACCGGTTTGGCATCGTCCAGCGCCTGGAGTTTTACAGTATCGAAGAACTGGCCAGCATCGTCAGCCGCTCGGCGAAACTGTTGGGGATTGCCATGGATAGCGGTGGCGGCGATGAAATTGCCTGCCGCTCCAGAGGTACCCCGCGAATTGCCAATCGGCTATTGCGGCGGGTACGGGATTTTGCGGAAGTGAAGGGCAACGGCATCATCAACCGGGATATTGCCCGGCAAGCTTTGGAAATGCTGAAAATCGATCAACATGGCTTCGATATGTTGGATCGCAAGTTGCTGATGGCCATGATCGAACATTTTCAAGGTGGGCCGGTCGGTTTGGACACCCTGGCCGCGGTTATTAGCGAAGAACGCGGTACCGTGGAAGACGTGTTGGAGCCGTATCTTTTGCAGCAAGGATTTATCATGCGCACCCCGCGCGGCCGGGTGGTGACGCATAAAGCGTATAGCCATTTCGGCTTGCAGCCGCCCAAGCAACAGCTCGGCAATGCTGATATTTTTGATAGTTAA
- the tolQ gene encoding protein TolQ, translating into MNTDLSILHLVKEASFVVQFVMFILLSASIASWTFIFTKRKELSEAISITEDFEDEFWSGVGLAELYKKMASDRFEPEGIEKIFLAGYREFARMRQKGEVEPAVQVESAQRAMRIELSRELDRLDETLPFLATVGSTSPYIGLFGTVWGIMNSFRALGEIKNATLANVAPGISEALIATAIGLFAAIPAVIAYNRFSTRLDRLAGRYELFIDEFVVLLQRQAHSK; encoded by the coding sequence ATGAACACCGATTTATCCATCTTGCATCTGGTCAAAGAGGCCAGTTTTGTCGTTCAATTCGTGATGTTTATTTTGCTGTCGGCTTCGATAGCCTCGTGGACATTTATCTTTACCAAGCGTAAGGAGCTGAGTGAGGCAATTTCGATTACCGAAGATTTTGAGGACGAATTCTGGTCGGGCGTGGGTTTGGCCGAATTGTATAAAAAAATGGCCAGCGACCGTTTCGAGCCGGAAGGCATCGAGAAAATTTTCCTGGCCGGTTATCGGGAGTTTGCCCGCATGCGCCAGAAAGGCGAAGTCGAGCCCGCCGTGCAGGTGGAAAGCGCGCAGCGGGCCATGCGTATCGAATTGTCGCGGGAACTGGACAGATTGGATGAAACCCTGCCGTTTCTGGCTACGGTAGGTTCCACCAGTCCTTACATCGGCTTGTTCGGTACAGTATGGGGCATCATGAATTCGTTTCGGGCCCTGGGTGAAATCAAAAACGCCACGTTGGCCAATGTCGCACCGGGCATTTCCGAGGCTCTGATTGCGACGGCGATCGGCTTGTTTGCGGCCATTCCGGCGGTTATTGCCTATAACCGGTTCTCCACCCGTTTGGACCGATTGGCGGGGCGGTACGAGCTTTTTATCGACGAATTCGTGGTGCTTTTGCAAAGACAGGCGCACAGTAAATGA
- the ruvC gene encoding crossover junction endodeoxyribonuclease RuvC, which produces MSRILGIDPGSRITGYGVVEITPRGVRYVASGCIRIQAEDFPARLKQIFDGVTQIIELYQPVQMAIEQVFMHKNADSALKLGQARGAAICATLNQDLPVFEYAARQVKQALVGKGNAEKQQVQHMVKILLGIQGEMQIDASDALAIGLCHHHYQQTAQRIQKAVS; this is translated from the coding sequence TTGTCGAGAATTCTTGGGATTGATCCCGGTTCGCGTATTACCGGTTACGGCGTGGTGGAAATCACGCCGCGCGGGGTTCGCTATGTAGCCAGCGGTTGCATACGCATACAGGCCGAGGATTTTCCGGCCAGACTCAAGCAAATCTTCGATGGCGTGACGCAAATCATCGAGCTTTATCAACCTGTGCAAATGGCTATCGAGCAGGTCTTTATGCACAAAAATGCCGATTCGGCGCTGAAATTGGGGCAGGCCCGCGGCGCGGCCATTTGCGCGACCTTGAATCAGGATTTGCCGGTATTCGAATATGCGGCCCGCCAGGTCAAGCAGGCCTTGGTCGGCAAGGGTAATGCCGAAAAACAACAGGTCCAACACATGGTGAAGATACTGTTGGGGATTCAGGGCGAGATGCAGATCGATGCCAGCGACGCCCTGGCAATCGGTTTGTGCCATCATCATTACCAGCAAACGGCGCAGCGCATCCAAAAGGCGGTATCGTGA
- the ruvA gene encoding Holliday junction branch migration protein RuvA, with the protein MIGFLRGKLIQKTPPQLVLDVQGVGYEVEAPMTTFYDLPALGQEVKLHTHLVVREDAHILFGFASETERMLFRTLIKVNGVGPKLALTILSGQSVAEFYRCVDDNDVKALVRLPGVGQKTAERLIIEMRGRLPALSDSALEAGHNQTPATLGNSPKLEAITALCALGYKPPDAARMVQAIAVEDKSCEDIIRLALRGTIK; encoded by the coding sequence GTGATCGGTTTTTTACGCGGTAAATTGATCCAGAAAACCCCGCCGCAGCTGGTGCTGGACGTGCAAGGCGTCGGCTACGAGGTCGAAGCGCCGATGACCACCTTCTACGATTTGCCGGCATTGGGCCAGGAAGTCAAGCTGCATACCCACTTGGTGGTGCGGGAAGATGCGCATATCCTGTTCGGCTTTGCCAGCGAAACCGAGCGCATGCTGTTTAGAACCTTGATCAAAGTCAACGGCGTCGGTCCCAAGCTGGCGCTAACCATTTTATCCGGACAGAGCGTAGCGGAATTCTACCGCTGTGTCGACGATAACGATGTCAAAGCCCTGGTGAGATTGCCGGGTGTCGGCCAAAAAACCGCCGAACGCCTGATTATCGAAATGCGCGGCCGTTTGCCTGCCTTGAGCGATTCGGCTTTGGAGGCGGGGCATAATCAGACGCCCGCGACCTTGGGTAACAGCCCCAAACTGGAAGCTATTACCGCTCTGTGCGCATTGGGTTATAAGCCGCCGGATGCGGCCAGAATGGTGCAGGCTATCGCCGTGGAGGATAAAAGCTGCGAGGATATTATCCGGTTGGCGCTACGGGGCACCATTAAATGA
- the tolR gene encoding protein TolR, whose product MAEINVVPYIDVTFVLLMIFMITAPLVQTGVDVDLPQADAAAVDLKDEPPVIVSIKHDGSFYIDVGDRQDEPVDEQTLYTRVAAVFRNNPQAQIYVRGDHMVEYGKIVTVMVALKAAGAPKVGLMTTPPEN is encoded by the coding sequence ATGGCCGAGATTAACGTCGTTCCCTATATCGACGTTACGTTCGTGCTGTTGATGATTTTTATGATTACCGCACCCTTGGTGCAAACCGGTGTGGACGTGGATTTGCCGCAGGCGGACGCTGCGGCCGTCGATTTAAAAGACGAACCGCCGGTAATTGTGTCGATCAAGCATGACGGTAGTTTCTATATCGACGTTGGCGACAGACAGGATGAGCCGGTTGACGAACAGACCTTGTACACCCGTGTGGCTGCTGTGTTTCGGAATAACCCGCAAGCGCAAATCTATGTGCGCGGCGATCATATGGTCGAATACGGCAAAATCGTTACCGTCATGGTGGCGCTGAAAGCGGCGGGTGCGCCTAAGGTGGGCCTGATGACAACGCCACCCGAGAATTAA
- the ybgC gene encoding tol-pal system-associated acyl-CoA thioesterase yields the protein MKVFSWPVRVYYEDTDAGGVVFYANYLKFFERARTEMLRSYGFEQDRLIAEDNVIFVVRSVSIDYLKPARFNEQILVNAEIIENKKTSLTFEQTITRQNDLICSGKVRIACLDAQSMKPKLIPIAILEQLT from the coding sequence ATGAAAGTATTTAGTTGGCCGGTCAGGGTTTACTATGAAGACACCGATGCCGGCGGTGTGGTGTTTTACGCCAATTACTTGAAGTTTTTCGAGCGGGCCAGAACAGAGATGCTGCGCAGTTACGGTTTCGAACAGGATCGGCTGATTGCAGAGGATAATGTGATTTTTGTGGTGCGCTCGGTCAGCATCGATTATCTGAAACCGGCGCGATTCAATGAACAAATCCTGGTTAATGCGGAAATCATTGAAAATAAAAAAACCAGTCTTACATTTGAGCAAACCATTACTCGTCAAAATGATCTGATATGCAGCGGTAAAGTGCGCATAGCCTGCCTTGATGCGCAAAGCATGAAACCCAAACTTATCCCTATTGCCATTTTGGAGCAATTAACTTAG
- a CDS encoding YebC/PmpR family DNA-binding transcriptional regulator gives MAGHSKWANIKHRKGAQDAKRGKIFTKMIREITVAAKGAGGGDPSNNPSLRTAIDKALGANMKRDTIDNTIKKAIGALDGVNYEEVRYEGYGPGGTAVMVNCLTDNRNRTVADVRHAFSKHGGNLGTDGSVAYLFRKVGILSFNNEVDEDAVMETALEAGAEDIVTNDDGSVDVFTTPEEYMNVKEALVAAGFEPENAEVTMHADTKTELDAEAAEKMMKLIDRLEDLDDVQDVYSNADISDDIMDAMDNA, from the coding sequence ATGGCAGGGCATAGTAAGTGGGCGAATATCAAGCACCGTAAAGGCGCGCAGGACGCCAAGCGCGGCAAGATTTTTACCAAGATGATACGGGAAATCACCGTGGCGGCAAAAGGTGCCGGGGGCGGCGATCCATCCAATAACCCCAGCCTGCGCACCGCGATCGATAAAGCGTTGGGCGCCAATATGAAGCGCGACACCATCGATAACACCATCAAAAAGGCCATCGGCGCCTTGGACGGGGTGAATTACGAAGAAGTCCGTTACGAAGGTTATGGGCCGGGCGGTACCGCCGTGATGGTGAATTGCCTGACGGATAACCGGAATCGTACCGTGGCGGATGTACGGCATGCTTTTTCCAAGCACGGCGGTAATTTGGGTACCGATGGCTCGGTAGCCTATCTGTTTCGAAAGGTCGGCATTCTTAGCTTTAACAACGAAGTCGACGAAGATGCCGTCATGGAAACCGCGCTGGAAGCCGGTGCCGAAGATATCGTCACCAACGACGACGGTTCCGTCGACGTATTTACCACGCCCGAAGAGTATATGAACGTCAAGGAGGCATTGGTAGCAGCGGGTTTTGAGCCGGAAAATGCCGAAGTGACCATGCATGCCGACACCAAAACCGAATTGGACGCCGAAGCCGCGGAAAAAATGATGAAGTTGATTGACAGGCTGGAAGACCTGGATGACGTGCAAGACGTTTATTCCAATGCCGATATCAGCGACGACATCATGGATGCCATGGATAATGCTTAA